One Notolabrus celidotus isolate fNotCel1 chromosome 16, fNotCel1.pri, whole genome shotgun sequence DNA window includes the following coding sequences:
- the acot13 gene encoding acyl-coenzyme A thioesterase 13, whose amino-acid sequence MGSMPLNSLKQLMKAMLDTPGFDKVLSKVKILSASPGNLVCEMQVGEEHTNRGGTLHGGMTATLVDVISTVAIMNTERGAPGVSVDMNITYMNAAKMGEDVLITAQVLKQGRTLAFASVDLTNKVTGKIIAQGRHTKHLGGS is encoded by the exons ATGGGTTCTATGCCTTTAAATTCGTTAAAACAATTAATGAAAGCGATGTTAGATACTCCAGGCTTCGACAAAGTCCTTAGCAAG GTGAAAATTTTGTCTGCAAGCCCAGGTAATCTGGTGTGTGAGATGCAAGTAGGAGAGGAGCACACCAACCGGGGAGGGACGCTACACGGCGGAATGACAGCCACCCTGGTGGATGTCATCTCCACGGTAGCTATCATGAACACCGAGAGAGGGGCTCCGGGAGTCAGTGTGGATATGAACATCAC ATACATGAACGCTGCCAAGATGGGAGAGGACGTACTGATCACAGCTCAGGTTCTGAAACAAGGACGAACGCTAGCGTTTGCATCTGTAGACCTCACCAACAAGGTCACAGGGAAGATCATAGCACAAGGAAGACACACTAAACACCTTGGCGGCAGCTAA
- the tdp2b gene encoding tyrosyl-DNA phosphodiesterase 2, which translates to MASTYDLDKPSVSNVEENRTRLCEEFAAITGTDSAVAQCYLAENEWEMERALNSFFEADLEKVFEEDLIESEPGPNTKKQKVEERPPEECIDLTEDSSASAHKTSEEDESKLSLISWNVDGLDTDNLAERARGLCSFLVLYTPDVVFLQELIPPYVQYLKKRAVSYLIIEGGEDGYFTGMMLKKSRVKLIESEIVAYPTTQMMRNLLVAQVTFKDQKLCLMTSHLESCKGQAAERMKQLRVVMQRMREARDDVTVLFGGDTNLRDAEVVKVGLPPSVCDLWERLGKQEHCRYTWDTKANSNKSVPYVSRCRFDRVYLRPATKVGVPCIAPDHMALVGLEKLDCGRYTSDHWGIYCSFSLG; encoded by the exons ATGGCCTCTACATACGACTTGGACAAACCGTCAGTTTCTAATgtggaagaaaacagaaccCGTCTCTGCGAAGAGTTTGCTGCAATAACTGGGACAGACAGCGCTGTGGCTCAGTGCTACCTGGCTGAGAATGAGTGGGAGATGGAG AGAGCTTTGAACTCATTCTTTGAGGCTGACTTGGAGAAAGTGTTTGAAGAAGATTTAATAGAGAGTGAGCCTGGTCCCAACACAAAGAAGCAAAAGGTGGAGGAGAGACCTCCAGAAGAATG TATAGATTTGACTGAAGACAGTTCAGCCTCTGCACATAAAACATCAGAAGAAGATGAAAGCAAACTATCACTGATCTCCTGGAACGTGGATGGACTTGATACAGACAACCTTGCAGAACGTGCCAGAGGCCTGTGCTCCTTCTTGGTCTT ATATACTCCAGATGTGGTGTTTCTCCAGGAGCTCATTCCACCTTATGTCCAGTACTTGAAGAAACGAGCTGTCAGCTACCTCATTATTGAAG GTGGTGAAGATGGTTACTTCACAGGCATGATGCTGAAGAAGTCTCGAGTCAAGTTAATAGAGAGTGAGATTGTTGCTTACCCCACCACTCAAATGATGAGGAATCTGCTCGTAGCTCAG GTAACTTTCAAAGACCAGAAACTTTGCCTGATGACGTCCCACTTAGAGAGCTGTAAAGGCCAAGCGGCAGAGCGGATGAAACAGCTGCGAGTGGTGATGCAGAGGATGAGAGAAGCGCGTGATGATGTTACAGTTCTATTTGGAGGGGACACAAACCTTCGAGACGCTGAG GTGGTGAAGGTTGGTCTGCCCCCAAGTGTCTGTGACTTGTGGGAGCGTCTGGGGAAGCAGGAGCACTGCCGCTACACTTGGGACACCAAAGCCAACAGCAACAAGTCTGTTCCCTACGTCAGTCGTTGTCGTTTCGACCGAGTCTATCTCCGCCCGGCTACAAAGGTCGGCGTCCCCTGCATTGCCCCTGACCACATGGCCCTAGTGGGACTGGAGAAGCTGGACTGTGGACGCTACACGAGTGATCACTGGGGAATCTACTGTAGCTTCTCTTTGGGGTAG
- the c16h6orf62 gene encoding uncharacterized protein C6orf62 homolog has protein sequence MGDPTSRRNQTRNRLRAQLRKKRESLADQFDFKIYIAFVFKEKKKKSALFEVAEVVPVMTNNYEENILRGVRDSSYSLESSIELLQKDVVQLHAPRYQSMRRDVIGCTQEMDFILWPRNDIEKIVCLLFSRWKGADDEPFRPVQAKFEFHHGDYEKQCLHALGRKDKAGMVMNNPTQSVFLFMDRQHLQTPKTKATVFKLCSLCLYLPQDQLTCWGVGDIEDHLRPYMPD, from the exons ATGGGGGACCCAACTTCCCGAAGAAATCAGACAAGAAATCGACTTAGAGCTCAACTTCGGAAGAAAAGGGAATCTTTGGCCGACCAGTTTGACTTCAAGATTTATATAGCCTTCGTTTTCAAAGAAAAG aagaagaagtctgcACTTTTTGAGGTCGCAGAGGTGGTGCCAGTGATGACCAACAATTATGAGGAAAACATCCTACGAGGTGTGCGGGATTCCAGCTACTCACTCGAGAGCTCAATAGAACTCCTGCAAAAAGATGTTGTGCAACTACACGCCCCCCGATACCAGTCGATGCGAAGG GATGTGATAGGCTGCACACAGGAGATGGACTTCATCCTTTGGCCACGCAACGACATTGAGAAGATTGTCTGTCTGCTTTTCTCCAGATGGAAGGGGGCTGATGATGAACCCTTTAGGCCTGTTCAG GCCAAGTTTGAATTTCATCATGGAGACTACGAGAAGCAGTGCTTGCATGCTCTGGGTCGTAAAGACAAGGCTGGAATGGTCATGAACAACCCAACTCAGTCTGTATTTCTCTTCATGGATAGACAGCACTTACAG ACTCCTAAAACCAAGGCCACAGTTTTCAAGTTGTGCAGCCTCTGCCTGTATTTGCCCCAGGACCAGCTGACCTGCTGGGGTGTGGGAGACATCGAGGATCACCTCCGCCCATACATGCCTGATTAG